The Ziziphus jujuba cultivar Dongzao chromosome 7, ASM3175591v1 genome includes a region encoding these proteins:
- the LOC107424070 gene encoding disease resistance protein RPS2 → MEALAGILLGPVYKVICVTYNLIAKQISYIVKGEQRIQTLTTALTELKEKKEDVNRLVERAEMDGLTCTSQVKGWLQRVEAIENEASSILQGFRHQRSQNPGCRCCCVNCRSICKKSKRASKALRKIRELKDEGNFNNVVIDVLPSDEAVVEIPSRPTVGLEAMLETVGRYLEEDEVGIIGIYGMGGIGKTTLLMRINNGFLIRTHHFDVVIWVSVSKDFIAEKIQQAIGERLGLNWEAAERQEQRASRIYRVLRRKKFLLLLDDIWEGLDFEKIGIPFPDKLNKCKVIFTTRSKDVCSDMDADCKLKVEFLEEKGSWLLFANKVGGKEFLESDSIRPHAQRIVKKCGGLPLALITVGRAMANKETEAEWRNAIEVLNKSPSELRGMDDVFNLLKFSYDNLENDALKSCFLYCSLFPEDYSIEKEQLVEYWVGEGFLDSSYPRDVHDRGHDVIGSLEIACLLETGEQRTQVKMHDVVRSFALWIASDYGSETSKFLVQASMGLVEAPRVEDWEKSERVSLLDNGITKLLQIPKCPILSTLLLQWNSGLSRISNGFFQFMPKLRVLDLSFTSLREIPESIDRLVELHHLDLSGTKLVTLPKELGNLAKLKHLDLQRIHTLKVIPREAISGLSQLRVLNLYYSYSRWEVRNTGNTTETHEVGFSDLESMRHLATFGITVSELATLKRLIDFSSLLQCIQYLYIKECKGLFHLKLPSNSSNLKRLSINNCGDLEYLEISPASGKKWLKSLQILSLHGLPSLTTVWRNPVTEECLQNLCYVNIWHCDNLKNVSWVLHLPRLEVIYLFYCQEMEDVISMNDPEEGESKAFPSLRTLSIRDLPKLRSISSCPLSFPSLERLAVIDCPQLKKLPIKAETNSTLPTLYGTIEWWDGLEWEEDSTKSAFLPHFMVT, encoded by the coding sequence ATGGAAGCTCTGGCTGGGATTCTTCTGGGTCCTGTGTATAAAGTGATTTGTGTGACATACAATTTGATTGCCAAACAAATAAGTTACATTGTGAAAGGGGAGCAAAGGATCCAAACTCTCACAACTGCATTAACTGAactgaaggagaagaaggaagatgTTAATAGACTGGTAGAAAGAGCCGAGATGGATGGATTAACTTGCACAAGCCAAGTCAAAGGATGGCTGCAAAGAGTAGAAGCCATTGAGAATGAAGCAAGTTCCATCCTCCAAGGTTTCAGACACCAGAGAAGCCAAAACCCTGGATGTAGATGCTGCTGTGTAAACTGTCGCTCTATATGCAAGAAGAGCAAGAGGGCTTCCAAGGCGCTCAGGAAAATTCGAGAGCTCAAGGATGAAGGAAATTTTAATAATGTTGTGATAGACGTGTTGCCTTCTGATGAAGCTGTTGTGGAGATACCTAGCAGGCCGACTGTTGGGCTCGAAGCAATGTTAGAGACAGTTGGTCGTTATcttgaagaagatgaagttgGGATCATTGGGATCTATGGAATGGGTGGTATAGGGAAGACTACCCTCTTGATGCGAATAAATAATGGATTTCTTATCAGAACACACCATTTTGACGTGGTGATATGGGTTTCGGTGTCCAAGGATTTTATTGCTGAAAAAATTCAACAGGCAATTGGCGAAAGGCTGGGATTGAATTGGGAGGCAGCTGAAAGACAAGAACAGCGAGCTTCTCGGATATACAGGGTTTTGAGGAGGAAAAAATTCTTGCTGTTGCTGGATGATATTTGGGAAGGACTTGATTTTGAGAAGATTGGAATACCTTTTCCAGATAAGCTAAACAAATGCAAGGTGATATTTACCACAAGATCCAAGGATGTGTGCAGTGACATGGATGCTGATTGCAAGTTAAAAGTAGAGTTTCTAGAAGAAAAAGGTTCATGGCTGCTCTTTGCCAATAAAGTTGGAGGCAAGGAATTTTTGGAGTCAGATTCAATTAGACCTCATGCTCAGAGAATTGTCAAGAAATGTGGAGGCCTACCACTTGCTTTGATCACCGTAGGAAGGGCCATGGCTAATAAAGAGACAGAAGCAGAATGGAGGAATGCAATAGAAGTGCTGAATAAATCTCCCTCAGAACTTCGAGGTATGGATGATGTATTCAATCTCTTAAAATTCAGTTATGACAACTTAGAGAATGATGCATTAAAATCATGCTTTTTGTATTGTTCCCTATTTCCCGAGGACTATTCTATAGAGAAAGAACAACTTGTAGAGTACTGGGTTGGGGAAGGATTTCTAGACAGCTCCTATCCTAGGGATGTCCATGACAGGGGACATGATGTAATTGGGTCTCTGGAAATTGCATGCTTATTGGAAACTGGTGAACAGAGAACCCAAGTAAAGATGCATGATGTTGTTCGAAGTTTTGCGCTTTGGATAGCATCTGATTATGGCTCAGAGACTAGTAAGTTTTTAGTGCAGGCTAGTATGGGGCTAGTTGAGGCACCCAGAGTTGAAGACTGGGAAAAATCCGAGAGAGTATCTTTGTTAGATAATGGTATCACAAAATTATTACAGATACCAAAATGCCCTATTCTGTCAACGTTGCTGCTCCAATGGAACAGTGGTTTGAGCAGAATATCAAATGGGTTCTTTCAGTTTATGCCAAAACTAAGAGTCCTGGATTTATCATTCACCAGTCTCAGAGAAATCCCTGAAAGCATCGATAGACTAGTTGAGTTACACCATCTTGATCTGTCAGGTACCAAGTTAGTTACATTGCCTAAAGAGCTAGGAAATCTGGCAAAATTGAAGCATTTGGATTTGCAACGCATTCATACCCTTAAAGTGATTCCCCGCGAGGCTATATCTGGACTCTCACAACTACGAGTCTTGAATCTTTATTACAGTTATAGCAGATGGGAAGTTCGTAATACTGGCAATACTACTGAGACTCATGAAGTTGGGTTTTCAGACTTGGAATCAATGAGGCATCTAGCCACATTCGGTATCACAGTTTCGGAATTAGCAACATTGAAAAGGCTAATTGATTTTTCTAGTTTGCTACAATGCATTCAATACCTATACATAAAAGAATGTAAAGGCTTATTTCATTTGAAATTACCATCAAATTCCAGCAACTTGAAAAGGCTTAGCATTAACAACTGCGGCGATTTGGAGTACCTGGAAATCAGCCCAGCGTCCGGAAAGAAGTGGCTGAAGAGCCTGCAGATTCTTTCCTTGCATGGCCTTCCCAGCTTGACCACAGTTTGGAGGAATCCTGTGACCGAGGAATGCCTACAAAATCTTTGTTATGTAAATATTTGGCATTGCGATAACTTGAAGAATGTTTCATGGGTTTTGCATCTTCCAAGACTGGaagtaatttatttgttttattgccAAGAAATGGAAGATGTAATTAGCATGAACGATCCAGAAGAGGGAGAATCAAAAGCATTTCCAAGCCTTAGAACATTATCCATCCGAGACCTTCCCAAATTAAGGAGTATTAGTTCCTGTCCACTGTCTTTTCCTTCCTTGGAAAGACTAGCTGTGATTGATTGTCCACAGCTGAAGAAGCTACCAATCAAAGCAGAAACCAACTCAACCTTGCCAACATTATATGGTACTATAGAATGGTGGGATGGATTGGAGTGGGAGGAAGATAGTACCAAATCTGCTTTTCTTCCTCACTTCATGGTAACTTAG
- the LOC107424069 gene encoding lycopene epsilon cyclase, chloroplastic yields MLVMEYCVGHGALNFATMAASFSPARRSRTRLMRKVVPFYAYGLCRPSFLVTANAAGSDSCVAVKEGFADEEDYIKGGGSELLFVQMQQNKHMEMQSKLSDKLPPISIGDDILDLVVIGCGPAGLALAAESAKLGLKVGLIGPDLPFTNNYGVWEDEFKDLGLEGCIEHVWQDTIVYLDNDNPILIGRAYGRVSRHLLHEELLRRCVESGVSYLNLRVERIVEAANGHSLVACEHDRLVACRLATVASGAASGKLLQYEVGGPKVSVQTAYGLEVEVENNPYDPRLMVFMDYRDYMKQKIPCLEAEYPTFLYAMPMSPTRVFFEETCLASKDAMPFDLLKKKLLSRLKTMGIQIIKTYEEEWSYIPVGGSLPNTEQNNLAFGAAASMVHPATGYSVVRSLSEAPKYASVIANILRQGNSRGIIVRESSNVNISMQAWNTLWPQERKRQRSFFLFGLALILQLDIEGIRTFFHTFFKLPDWMWQGFLGSTLSSTDLVIFAFYMFVIAPNNLRMSLIRHLLSDPTGATMIRTYLTL; encoded by the exons ATGCTAGTGATGGAGTACTGCGTTGGACATGGAGCTCTGAACTTTGCGACAATGGCGGCGTCGTTTAGCCCTGCTCGAAGGTCTAGAACAAGACTTATGAGAAAAGTAGTTCCTTTTTACGCGTATGGCCTGTGCCGGCCTTCTTTCCTCGTCACGGCAAATGCTGCGGGGAGCGACAGTTGTGTGGCTGTGAAAGAAGGTTTTGCAGACGAAGAAGATTATATAAAAGGCGGTGGCTCTGAGCTTCTTTTTGTTCAAATGCAGCAAAACAAGCACATGGAGATGCAATCTAAGCTTTCTGACAAG CTCCCCCCAATTTCAATTGGAGATGACATACTGGATTTGGTGGTGATCGGTTGTGGTCCAGCTGGTCTTGCTCTGGCAGCAGAGTCCGCGAAGTTGGGATTAAAAGTTGGACTTATTGGACCTGATCTTCCTTTTACAAACAATTACGGCGTATGGGAGGATGAATTCAAAG atcttGGACTTGAAGGGTGTATTGAGCATGTTTGGCAGGATACCATTGTATATCTCGACAATGACAATCCCATTCTGATTGGTCGTGCTTATGGACGTGTTAGTCGGCACTTGCTTCATGAGGAGCTGCTAAGAAG GTGTGTCGAGTCAGGTGTTTCATATCTCAACTTAAGAGTGGAAAGGATTGTCGAAGCAGCCAATGGCCATAGTCTTGTAGCTTGTGAACATGATCGCTTGGTAGCCTGTAG GCTTGCTACTGTTGCATCAGGAGCTGCTTCAGGGAAACTTTTGCAGTATGAGGTTGGTGGTCCAAAGGTGTCAGTCCAAACTGCTTATGGTTTGGAGGTTGAG GTAGAAAACAATCCATATGATCCCAGGCTAATGGTTTTCATGGACTATAGGGATTATATGAAGCAAAAAATTCCATGTTTAGAAGCAGAATATCCAACATTTCTTTATGCGATGCCCATGTCTCCAACAAGAGTGTTCTTTGAG GAAACTTGTTTGGCTTCAAAAGATGCAATGCCTTTTGATTTACTAAAGAAAAAACTCTTGTCAAGGCTGAAGACAATGGGGATCCAAATTATTAAAACTTATGAAGAG GAATGGTCTTATATTCCAGTTGGTGGATCCTTACCTAATACAGAGCAAAATAACCTTGCATTTGGTGCTGCTGCTAGCATGGTTCATCCAGCCACAG GGTATTCTGTTGTGAGATCTTTGTCCGAAGCTCCAAAATATGCTTCTGTGATTGCAAATATTCTGAGGCAGGGTAACTCTAGGGGCATTATAGTTCGTGAAAGTAGTAATGTCAATATCTCAATGCAGG CTTGGAACACTCTATGGCCACAAGAAAGAAAGCGACAAAGGTCATTCTTCCTTTTTGGACTAGCACTCATTTTGCAGCTGGATATTGAGGGCATTAGGACATTCTTTCATACTTTCTTCAAGTTACCTGATTG GATGTGGCAGGGCTTTCTTGGCTCTACACTCTCCTCCACCGACCTTGTAATATTTGCCTTTTATATGTTTGTTATTGCACCAAATAATTTGAGAATGAGCCTGATCAGACATCTACTTTCTGATCCTACTGGAGCAACCATGATAAGAACTTATCTGACACTGTAG
- the LOC107424083 gene encoding telomere repeat-binding factor 4-like, giving the protein MGNPKQKWTSEEEEALKAGVAKHGTGKWKDIQRDPEFNKFLSTRSNIDLKDKWRNMSVASGQGPREKSRQPKAKANPDAPSAQLSTAQTSTATPVPRDALSGATVDDSSKGLSDAKTAAMYNAMIFEVLSTSKDQNGLDTSTIASFIEQRHEVPQNFRRLLSSRLRRLVAQDKLEKVQNCFKIKSETSSGTKTPTMKQEDNQFGKVQNVSYVKVTDPIEDAAVSAAYKIAEAENKSFVAAEAIKEVERMSKMAEDTESMLLLAKEIFEKCSQGEVLC; this is encoded by the exons atgggGAATCCAAAGCAGAAGTGGACATCGGAGGAAGAAGAAGCGCTAAAAGCAGGTGTAGCAAAGCATGGGACTGGGAAGTGGAAGGACATCCAGAGAGACCCTGAATTCAATAAATTCCTCTCCACTCGCTCCAATATTGATCTTAAG GACAAATGGCGGAATATGAGTGTGGCCAGTGGCCAAGGCCCCAGGGAGAAATCACGGCAGCCAAAAGCAAAAGCCAACCCAGATGCTCCCTCTGCTCAACTGTCCACTGCACAGACTTCCACAGCTACTCCGGTACCACGTGATGCTCTATCAGGTGCTACTGTCGATGATTCTTCCAAGGGTTTATCAGACGCAAAAACTGCTGCAAT GTATAATGCTATGATTTTTGAAGTGCTTTCTACCTCTAAAGATCAAAATGGATTGGATACTAGTACAATTGCTAGCTTTATTGAG CAAAGGCATGAGGTTCCCCAAAATTTTAGGAGGCTACTAAGTTCAAGGTTGAGAAGGCTGGTTGCTCAGGACAAACTTGAAAAG GTCCAGAATTGCTTCAAGATTAAAAGCGAAACCTCTTCGGGTACAAAAACACCCACAATGAAACAGGAAGACAACCAATTTGGGAAAGTGCAGAATGTTAGTTATGTGAAAGTTACTGATCCAATAGAAGATGCAGCGGTTTCTGCAGCCTACAAGATTGCAGAAGCGGAAAACAAATCATTTGTGGCAGCTGAAGCAATCAAGGAGGTAGAAAGGATGTCGAAGATGGCCGAGGACACTGAATCAATGTTGCTGTTGGCAAAAGAAATTTTTGAGAAAT GTTCACAAGGTGAAGTGCTTTGCTGA
- the LOC107424063 gene encoding glycylpeptide N-tetradecanoyltransferase 1 — MGDSNSSTGSPNEKPDNSSDSNPIVKDDSSLETIVRKFQDSISVGDRHKFWETQPVGQFKDRGNTSLPEGPIEPPTPLSEVKQEPYNLPSAYEWTTCDLNLAETCNEVYTLLKNNYVEDDENMFRFNYSQEFLRWALHPPGYYKSWHIGVRAKTSKKLVAFITGVPARIRVRDEVVKMAEINFLCVHKKLRSKRLAPVMIKEVTRRVHLEDIWQAAYTAGVVLPTPITTCQYWHRSLNPKKLIDVGFSRLGVRMTMSRTIKLYKLPDSPATPGFRKMELRDVPAVTRLLRNYLSQFVVAPDFDENDVEHLLLPKEDVVDSFLVESPENHEVTDFCSFYTLPSSILGNQTYSTLKAAYSYYNVSTKTPLLQLMNDALIVAKQKQFDVFNALDVMQNESFLRELKFGPGDGQLHYYLYNYRIRQELKPSELGLVLL, encoded by the coding sequence ATGGGTGATAGCAATTCTTCTACTGGGTCTCCCAATGAAAAGCCAGATAACAGTTCTGATTCAAATCCTATTGTTAAAGATGATAGCTCATTGGAAACTATAGTCCGGAAGTTTCAGGACTCGATCTCTGTTGGTGACAGGCACAAGTTTTGGGAAACCCAACCTGTTGGGCAATTTAAGGATAGGGGCAACACAAGCTTGCCTGAGGGCCCCATTGAACCTCCTACGCCATTATCTGAAGTCAAACAAGAGCCTTACAATCTTCCAAGTGCTTATGAATGGACAACATGTGACTTGAATTTAGCAGAAACTTGCAATGAGGTCTACACTCTTTTGAAGAATAATTATGTCGAAGATGATGAGAATATGTTTAGGTTCAATTACTCCCAGGAGTTTCTTAGGTGGGCTTTGCATCCTCCGGGTTATTATAAGAGCTGGCACATTGGTGTTCGAGCAAAGACATCAAAGAAGCTGGTTGCTTTCATAACCGGTGTCCCTGCTAGAATCCGAGTCCGTGATGAGGTCGTTAAAATGGCAGAGATTAATTTTTTGTGTGTTCATAAGAAGCTTAGATCAAAGAGGCTTGCGCCTGTTATGATAAAGGAGGTGACTCGGAGGGTACACTTGGAGGATATATGGCAAGCAGCATATACTGCTGGAGTGGTTCTTCCGACACCAATAACAACTTGCCAGTACTGGCATAGGTCTCTGAACCCAAAGAAGCTTATTGATGTTGGGTTTTCGAGGCTTGGTGTGAGGATGACAATGAGCCGAACCATAAAACTATACAAGTTACCAGATTCGCCGGCTACCCCTGGCTTCAGAAAGATGGAGCTTCGTGATGTGCCTGCTGTCACTCGATTGCTTAGGAACTACTTGAGCCAGTTTGTTGTTGCCCCGGACTTTGATGAAAATGATGTAGAGCATTTACTTCTTCCAAAAGAGGATGTGGTGGATAGTTTCTTGGTTGAGAGCCCAGAGAATCATGAGGTCACTGACTTCTGCAGTTTCTACACTCTTCcttcatctatccttggcaatcaAACTTACTCAACTTTAAAAGCTGCTTATTCATATTACAATGTCTCCACAAAGACTCCTTTGCTTCAATTGATGAATGATGCTCTTATTgtagcaaaacaaaaacaattcgACGTTTTCAATGCATTAGATGTAATGCAGAATGAATCTTTCCTGAGAGAGCTGAAATTTGGACCAGGTGATGGGCAACTTCActattatttgtataattacAGGATACGGCAAGAGTTGAAGCCCTCAGAGCTGGGGTTGGTACTTCTATAG